One stretch of Carassius carassius chromosome 18, fCarCar2.1, whole genome shotgun sequence DNA includes these proteins:
- the LOC132092756 gene encoding probable G-protein coupled receptor 63, whose amino-acid sequence MLYSSTSPPVASGEPSATLHPTPKVLTQPAGTRAMENSSAKVNSSLEFQTLSEYITPSAVWQDPDQGLNLPLQVFFCLVIICVLLLAFLGNMVVCLMVYQRAAMRSAINILLASLAFADMMLAVLNMPFALVTILTTRWIFGEVFCRVSAMFFWMFLMEGVAILMIISVDRFLIIVQKQDKLSPRRAKVLIGVSWSLSLCFSFPLSIGHPALYIPPRAPQCVFSYTVERGYHAYVMLIMLMFFFVPFLVMLYTFMGILSTLRHNALRIHSHPDSVCLSQASKLGLMSLQRPFQMNVDMSFKTRAFTTILILFSVFTACWAPFATYSLLSTFSRAFYYRQNFFEISTWLLWICYLKSALNPLIYYWRIKKFRDACLDLMPKYFKFLPQLPGHTKRRIRPSAVYVCGEHRSVV is encoded by the coding sequence atgctttatTCCTCCACTAGTCCACCTGTGGCCTCAGGGGAACCTAGCGCCACCCTGCACCCCACGCCCAAGGTGCTAACCCAGCCAGCGGGTACAAGAGCCATGGAGAACTCCTCCGCTAAAGTCAACAGCTCACTAGAGTTCCAGACTCTATCAGAATACATAACGCCTTCAGCTGTATGGCAGGACCCTGATCAGGGCCTGAACCTGCCCCTCCAGGTGTTCTTTTGCCTGGTCATCATCTGCGTGCTGCTGCTCGCCTTCCTCGGAAACATGGTGGTCTGCCTCATGGTTTACCAGAGAGCCGCTATGCGTTCTGCTATTAACATCTTGCTGGCCAGTCTCGCCTTTGCTGATATGATGCTAGCAGTCCTCAACATGCCCTTTGCGCTAGTCACCATATTGACCACACGCTGGATCTTCGGAGAGGTGTTTTGCCGCGTGTCGGCCATGTTCTTCTGGATGTTCCTGATGGAGGGAGTGGCTATTTTGATGATCATCAGTGTGGACCGCTTCCTAATTATTGTGCAAAAGCAGGACAAACTTAGTCCACGCAGGGCCAAAGTGTTAATTGGGGTTTCATGGTCTCTATCTTTGTGCTTTTCTTTCCCACTTTCCATTGGCCATCCTGCTCTGTACATTCCCCCCAGAGCACCACAGTGTGTTTTCAGCTACACGGTGGAGCGTGGTTATCATGCTTACGTGATGCTCATTATGCTAATGTTCTTCTTTGTACCATTCCTGGTGATGCTCTACACTTTCATGGGCATCTTGAGTACTCTCCGCCACAACGCGCTGCGCATCCACTCCCACCCCGACTCGGTCTGCCTCAGCCAAGCCAGCAAGCTGGGTCTGATGAGTCTGCAGAGGCCCTTTCAGATGAACGTTGACATGAGCTTCAAAACACGTGCCTTCACCACGATCCTCATTCTGTTCTCAGTCTTCACCGCATGCTGGGCTCCGTTTGCCACCTACAGCCTTCTGTCCACCTTCAGTCGTGCATTCTACTACCGGCAGAACTTTTTTGAGATCAGCACGTGGCTGCTGTGGATCTGCTACCTCAAATCAGCCCTGAATCCTCTCATCTATTACTGGAGAATCAAGAAGTTCCGTGATGCCTGCCTTGACCTGATGCCCAAGTACTTCAAGTTCCTACCGCAGCTGCCTGGCCACACTAAGAGACGTATCCGCCCCAGTGCTGTTTATGTGTGCGGGGAGCATCGCTCTGTGGTGTAG